The following proteins are co-located in the Rippkaea orientalis PCC 8801 genome:
- a CDS encoding type IV pilus twitching motility protein PilT has translation MDLMIEDLMEQLVEMGGSDMHIQAGAPIYFRISGKLAPISEEPLSPQDSQKLIFSMLNNSQRKELEQNWELDCSYGVKGLARFRVNVYKERGCYAACLRALSSKIPNFEQLGLPTIIREMAERPRGMVLVTGQTGSGKTTTLAAILDLINRTRGEHILTVEDPIEYVFPNIKSLFHQRQKGEDTKSFANALRASLREDPDIILVGEMRDLETISLAITAAETGHLVFGTLHTNSAAGTIDRIIDVFPANQQAQIRAMLSNSLLAVFSQCLVKKKSPKPGEFGRAMAQEIMVITPAIANLIREGKASQIYSAIQTGMKLGMQTMEQALTNLVVSGVVSFEEAIAKSGKPDELQRLIAGAGMGNAAKAKARL, from the coding sequence ATGGATTTAATGATCGAAGACTTGATGGAACAGTTGGTCGAAATGGGGGGCTCGGATATGCACATCCAAGCGGGAGCCCCCATCTATTTCCGCATCAGTGGTAAACTTGCTCCCATTTCAGAAGAACCCCTGTCTCCCCAAGACAGCCAAAAACTGATTTTTAGTATGCTCAATAACTCCCAACGCAAAGAGTTAGAGCAAAACTGGGAATTAGACTGTTCCTATGGGGTCAAAGGGTTAGCGCGGTTTCGGGTGAATGTTTATAAAGAAAGGGGCTGTTATGCGGCTTGTTTACGCGCCCTGTCTTCTAAAATTCCCAATTTTGAACAGTTAGGACTACCAACGATTATTCGAGAAATGGCCGAACGTCCTAGAGGGATGGTTCTGGTAACAGGACAAACGGGATCAGGAAAAACGACCACCCTTGCAGCGATTTTAGATTTAATTAATCGCACCCGTGGAGAGCATATTCTAACGGTGGAAGATCCCATTGAATACGTTTTTCCTAATATTAAAAGCCTGTTTCATCAACGCCAAAAAGGAGAAGATACCAAATCCTTTGCCAACGCCCTCAGAGCCTCTTTGCGTGAAGATCCTGATATCATCCTTGTGGGGGAAATGCGGGACTTAGAAACCATTAGTTTAGCCATTACGGCGGCTGAAACGGGACACTTAGTCTTTGGAACCCTACACACCAACTCCGCCGCAGGAACTATTGACCGGATTATTGATGTGTTTCCAGCTAATCAACAGGCACAAATTCGCGCCATGCTGTCTAATTCTTTATTAGCGGTTTTTAGCCAATGTTTAGTCAAAAAGAAAAGCCCCAAACCAGGGGAATTTGGACGAGCCATGGCTCAAGAAATTATGGTAATTACGCCAGCGATCGCTAACTTGATTCGGGAAGGAAAAGCCTCTCAAATTTATTCGGCTATTCAAACGGGGATGAAACTGGGAATGCAAACTATGGAACAAGCCTTAACCAACCTAGTAGTGAGTGGTGTAGTATCATTTGAAGAGGCGATCGCTAAAAGTGGCAAACCCGATGAATTACAACGTTTAATTGCTGGTGCGGGGATGGGTAACGCGGCTAAAGCCAAAGCTCGCCTTTAA
- a CDS encoding GspE/PulE family protein — MTYSSSTKRSRAVALRNYFSPFGNKLVETGYIAPDQMQQALVETRKTGLPLVEVVQSLTGRQLPPDLQRQYKKHHLFELKILYGVDSVDPEISPVADRQMAELIGTLISFDICRRHKLLPISKHEGDPPYILVAMVDPDNLAAQDDLNRIVRSKGLNLKRMVITQEDYDRLLEQYHELQTELDQEKERLDKEKALEKLADISSLVDNMDNIGEVNDDDADSLDANEANNAPIINLVNKILAKALQEGVSDIHVEPQEESLRIRFRKDGVLQQAFDPLPKKIIAAVVARFKIMSDLDIAERRLPQDGKIRRIYQGRKVDFRVNTLPSRYGEKVCLRILDNSATQLGLDKLITNQETLQIVRDLASRPFGLILVTGPTGSGKSTSLYSVLAERNNPGVNISTAEDPIEYSLPGITQVQVIREKGMNFASILRAFMRQDPDVILVGETRDVETAKTAIEAALTGHLVLTTLHTNDAAGAIARLDEMGVEPFMISGALLGVLAQRLMRRVCTECRVPYNPTKAELARFGLSASNQEEITIYKANKLTPEEITEAKTKGSLCAKCNGSGYKGRVGVYEVMRNTEKIQSLINQGATTDRIKEAAVEEGMVTILAYSLQLVQEGYTTLEEVERVTFTDTGLESELKAKRKSSLECQTCNAELQQEWLDCPYCLTPRFINN, encoded by the coding sequence CGTGCAGTCGCCCTGAGAAACTACTTCTCCCCCTTTGGGAATAAGTTGGTTGAAACCGGATACATCGCACCCGATCAAATGCAGCAAGCCCTAGTTGAAACTCGTAAAACTGGACTTCCCCTTGTCGAAGTGGTACAATCGCTAACCGGTCGTCAACTGCCCCCTGATTTACAACGACAATATAAAAAACACCATTTATTTGAACTAAAAATCCTCTATGGAGTAGATTCAGTCGATCCCGAAATTAGTCCCGTCGCGGATCGACAAATGGCCGAACTGATTGGCACTCTAATCTCTTTTGACATCTGTCGTCGTCATAAACTGTTACCTATTTCTAAGCACGAAGGAGATCCCCCATATATCTTAGTGGCTATGGTTGATCCCGACAACTTAGCCGCCCAAGACGATCTCAATCGCATTGTAAGATCTAAAGGACTCAACCTCAAACGCATGGTCATTACCCAAGAAGATTATGACCGACTCCTAGAACAATATCATGAATTGCAAACAGAACTAGACCAAGAAAAAGAACGTCTAGATAAAGAAAAAGCCCTGGAAAAACTGGCTGACATCTCCAGTTTAGTCGATAATATGGACAATATAGGGGAGGTAAATGATGACGATGCCGATTCCCTAGATGCCAATGAAGCTAACAACGCCCCTATTATTAACCTAGTTAACAAAATTCTCGCCAAAGCCCTACAAGAAGGGGTATCGGATATCCACGTCGAACCCCAAGAAGAATCCCTACGCATTCGTTTTCGTAAGGATGGGGTCTTACAACAAGCCTTTGATCCCCTGCCCAAAAAAATCATTGCAGCAGTGGTAGCACGGTTTAAGATTATGTCAGACTTAGACATTGCCGAACGCCGTCTGCCTCAAGATGGAAAAATCCGCCGCATCTACCAAGGACGCAAAGTAGACTTTCGGGTGAATACCCTACCCAGTCGCTACGGCGAAAAAGTCTGTTTACGGATCTTAGATAACTCTGCTACCCAACTGGGATTAGATAAATTAATCACCAATCAAGAAACCCTACAAATTGTCCGCGACTTAGCCAGTCGTCCCTTTGGCTTAATTTTGGTAACAGGACCGACGGGAAGTGGAAAATCCACCAGTTTGTACTCCGTGTTAGCCGAACGCAACAACCCAGGGGTTAACATTAGTACCGCCGAAGATCCCATTGAATACTCCTTACCCGGCATTACCCAAGTCCAGGTGATTCGGGAAAAAGGCATGAACTTTGCTTCTATTCTACGCGCCTTTATGCGACAAGATCCCGATGTCATTCTGGTGGGGGAAACGCGAGACGTAGAAACCGCTAAAACCGCCATTGAAGCTGCCTTAACGGGTCACTTAGTCTTAACCACCCTCCATACTAACGATGCCGCCGGTGCGATCGCCCGTCTCGATGAAATGGGAGTAGAACCCTTCATGATTTCTGGTGCCCTCCTCGGAGTCTTGGCGCAAAGGTTGATGCGACGAGTTTGTACTGAGTGTCGGGTTCCCTATAACCCCACTAAAGCTGAACTCGCCCGTTTTGGTCTATCGGCCTCCAATCAAGAAGAAATCACTATCTACAAAGCCAATAAACTTACCCCAGAGGAAATTACTGAGGCTAAGACCAAGGGAAGCCTTTGTGCCAAATGTAATGGTAGCGGTTATAAAGGACGGGTCGGGGTCTATGAAGTGATGCGCAATACCGAAAAGATTCAAAGTCTAATCAACCAAGGGGCGACGACAGACCGCATTAAAGAAGCAGCCGTTGAAGAAGGGATGGTAACTATCCTTGCATACAGTTTGCAATTGGTGCAAGAAGGCTATACCACCCTCGAAGAAGTGGAACGGGTGACGTTTACCGACACGGGACTCGAATCGGAATTAAAAGCAAAACGCAAGAGTTCCCTCGAATGTCAAACCTGCAACGCCGAATTACAGCAAGAATGGTTGGACTGTCCCTATTGCCTCACCCCCAGATTTATTAACAATTAA
- a CDS encoding glycosyltransferase family 39 protein, which translates to MKINQTQIKIILLIAIVIAVILRVANLSNREFWYDEVLSLLLSTGQKINYQTPQDVPVILANYTNLLQLPPENSLTETVQTLQTFLQGLVAEPHPPLFFIEQHLWLRLWGNSEIAMRSLGVLFSLASMGCAYGLGRCLLGNTGGLIFAVFLGLNPYYLFHSLNVRMYVSLVFWTLLSSWSLLELINLNCSKNITKKSVSKSKIMFSQMGWISLLIISVTAGLMTFYYFAFFVAFLGIIVLYLDRQRWWQYAIYFAGSIVITSPWLWWGTRQQLRNADLERFSPNNSWLEAMLRHLQELIQVLGIHLIIGDWVSILPLGVSIISGLIAIALLTFCSWSLWKHEQKQLLIIGLLLGILPLLFMLTLDIFTGKFTLGFGFGRSVIFVLPGCLLLGIIWLEKVAKNSKNMIIIAIISLYLMTNIADFALRPRQMFHQIADIINQQSQTPTLIIINSQAWGHILRLAYYLPPNEPLSLLAQNSKNLAPTLEKTLANQPQNYQRIIWLDSQRPVWGKPATEQQKQQIQQILNRQFELKDSKFLSGTWELDNFTLTEMSKQVPI; encoded by the coding sequence ATGAAAATAAATCAAACTCAAATTAAAATTATTCTCTTGATTGCTATTGTAATAGCAGTTATTTTAAGAGTAGCGAATTTAAGCAATCGAGAATTTTGGTACGATGAAGTTTTATCGTTACTATTATCCACAGGACAAAAAATTAACTATCAAACCCCCCAAGATGTCCCAGTAATATTAGCTAACTATACTAACTTACTACAATTACCCCCAGAAAATAGCTTAACTGAGACTGTCCAAACCCTTCAAACATTCCTTCAAGGATTAGTCGCAGAACCCCATCCTCCTTTATTTTTTATTGAACAACATTTGTGGTTAAGGCTATGGGGAAATTCAGAAATTGCCATGCGGAGTTTAGGGGTTTTATTTAGTCTTGCTTCAATGGGTTGTGCCTATGGGTTGGGACGATGTTTGTTAGGCAACACGGGAGGATTAATTTTTGCAGTATTTCTCGGTTTAAATCCCTATTATTTGTTCCATTCTTTGAATGTTAGAATGTATGTTTCTCTGGTTTTTTGGACATTACTGAGTAGTTGGTCTTTATTAGAATTAATTAATCTGAATTGTTCAAAAAATATAACAAAAAAATCTGTTTCCAAAAGCAAAATAATGTTTTCGCAAATGGGGTGGATATCTTTATTAATAATTTCAGTAACTGCTGGATTAATGACTTTTTATTATTTTGCTTTTTTTGTCGCTTTTTTGGGAATAATTGTGCTTTATTTAGATCGACAAAGATGGTGGCAATATGCCATTTATTTTGCTGGTAGCATTGTGATAACAAGTCCTTGGTTATGGTGGGGAACTCGACAACAATTAAGAAATGCAGATTTAGAACGATTTTCTCCTAATAATAGTTGGCTAGAAGCCATGTTAAGACACCTACAAGAATTAATTCAAGTATTAGGAATCCATTTAATTATTGGAGACTGGGTTAGTATTTTACCTTTGGGTGTTTCAATAATCAGTGGATTAATAGCGATCGCTTTATTAACTTTCTGTAGTTGGAGTCTTTGGAAACATGAGCAAAAACAGTTATTAATCATTGGTTTATTATTAGGTATTTTGCCTTTGCTATTCATGTTAACTCTTGATATTTTTACTGGCAAATTTACTTTAGGATTTGGTTTTGGACGCTCAGTTATTTTTGTTCTTCCAGGGTGTTTATTATTAGGAATAATTTGGCTAGAAAAAGTTGCCAAAAACTCGAAAAATATGATAATTATTGCTATAATTAGTTTATACTTAATGACCAATATAGCTGACTTTGCGTTACGTCCTCGTCAGATGTTTCATCAGATAGCAGATATTATTAATCAACAATCTCAAACCCCAACGTTAATTATTATCAATTCCCAAGCTTGGGGTCACATACTGCGTTTAGCGTACTATCTTCCTCCTAATGAACCTCTGAGTCTATTGGCTCAAAATTCTAAAAATTTGGCTCCTACATTAGAAAAAACCCTAGCTAATCAACCACAAAACTATCAACGTATTATCTGGCTAGATAGTCAACGTCCCGTCTGGGGAAAACCAGCAACTGAACAACAAAAACAGCAAATTCAACAGATTTTAAACAGACAATTTGAATTAAAAGATAGCAAATTTCTGTCAGGAACGTGGGAGTTAGATAATTTTACTTTAACAGAAATGTCAAAACAAGTCCCTATCTAA
- a CDS encoding SDR family NAD(P)-dependent oxidoreductase has protein sequence MQLEKRQILVVGASRGIGAAVAQHFAQKSENVISVSRSQPIAGKWIQADISTAQGIQSVVDQVGESRLDALLFMGGVWEDGAFTAQYDFLQSSDQETRYVIAVNTIAPIELTKKLTKNLVKSDNPRTIFIGSLSGLDNAASIEVANTASKFGLRGAAQALSIALYDYKIGVTIINPGNVATEEVLADIKEGRFGQQVPIPLADIISSIDWILTLSNAVNIAEINMQQKG, from the coding sequence ATGCAGTTAGAGAAAAGGCAAATTCTTGTTGTAGGAGCTAGTCGGGGTATTGGTGCTGCTGTTGCTCAACATTTTGCTCAAAAAAGTGAGAATGTCATCTCTGTTTCAAGAAGTCAACCTATTGCAGGCAAGTGGATTCAAGCGGATATTTCCACAGCACAAGGAATACAGTCAGTCGTTGATCAGGTTGGCGAATCTCGATTGGATGCACTGCTATTCATGGGAGGAGTGTGGGAAGATGGCGCATTTACAGCTCAATATGACTTCTTGCAAAGCTCTGATCAAGAAACTCGTTATGTGATAGCGGTCAATACAATTGCTCCTATCGAACTCACTAAAAAACTCACTAAAAATCTTGTTAAATCAGACAACCCAAGAACTATATTTATTGGCTCATTATCTGGTCTAGATAACGCCGCGTCGATCGAGGTAGCTAATACAGCATCAAAATTTGGGTTAAGAGGCGCAGCACAGGCATTAAGTATAGCTCTGTATGATTACAAGATTGGTGTTACAATTATTAATCCTGGAAATGTCGCCACTGAAGAAGTGCTTGCAGATATAAAAGAAGGAAGATTTGGGCAGCAAGTTCCGATTCCTCTTGCGGATATAATTTCTTCAATTGATTGGATTCTAACGCTCTCAAATGCTGTAAACATCGCAGAGATCAATATGCAACAGAAAGGCTGA
- a CDS encoding Uma2 family endonuclease codes for MTTSPTLSQPTTEPNHEIIYPQGEFWSDEPPLESNLHLTQIILLIQCLEWLWQDREDYFATGNLTIYYSPNQKKSEYFRGPDFFVVLGTTRNPKRKSWVVWQEDGKYPNVIIEILSDSTAKTDREEKKEIYQNTFRTPDYFWFDPYSLEFEGYTLIRGKYQPIEPNEQGWLWSEELGLYLGIYADKLRYFSPNGELIPTPEEAAILEKQGKEYERQQKELALQKIDQLTARLRELGINPDEIG; via the coding sequence ATGACTACTTCTCCAACGCTATCTCAACCAACGACTGAACCCAATCATGAGATAATCTACCCTCAAGGGGAATTTTGGAGTGATGAGCCACCATTGGAAAGCAACTTACATCTAACTCAAATTATTTTATTGATTCAATGTTTAGAATGGCTATGGCAAGATAGAGAAGATTACTTTGCCACAGGCAATTTAACGATTTATTATAGTCCCAATCAAAAGAAATCAGAATACTTTCGGGGTCCCGACTTTTTTGTCGTATTAGGAACAACGAGAAACCCAAAGCGGAAAAGTTGGGTAGTGTGGCAAGAAGACGGAAAATATCCTAATGTAATTATTGAGATTTTATCAGATAGTACCGCCAAAACAGATAGGGAAGAAAAGAAAGAAATTTATCAAAATACCTTTAGAACCCCTGATTATTTTTGGTTTGACCCCTATAGCTTAGAGTTTGAAGGATATACATTAATTAGGGGAAAATATCAACCGATTGAACCCAATGAACAAGGATGGTTATGGAGTGAGGAATTGGGTTTATACTTAGGAATATACGCCGATAAATTGCGTTATTTTAGTCCTAATGGGGAATTAATCCCGACACCTGAAGAAGCAGCTATTCTGGAGAAACAAGGCAAAGAATATGAACGTCAGCAGAAAGAGTTAGCTTTACAAAAAATTGATCAATTAACCGCAAGATTAAGAGAATTAGGCATCAATCCCGACGAAATAGGGTAA
- the rpe gene encoding ribulose-phosphate 3-epimerase, whose translation MSQSTKPIVIAPSILSADFSRLGEEIQAVDKAGADWIHVDVMDGRFVPNITIGPLIVSAIRPYTQKPLDVHLMIVEPEKYVADFAKAGADIISVHAEHNASPHLHRTLGQIKELGKQAGVVLNPSTPLELIEYVLELCDLVLIMSVNPGFGGQSFIPAVVSKIRKLRQMCDERGLDPWIEVDGGLKGGNTWQVLEAGANAIVAGSAVFNAPNYAEAIEGIRNSKRPAERELATV comes from the coding sequence ATGAGCCAATCTACTAAACCCATTGTTATCGCCCCTTCCATCCTTTCTGCTGATTTCAGTCGTTTAGGCGAAGAAATTCAAGCTGTAGACAAAGCTGGAGCCGACTGGATTCATGTTGATGTTATGGATGGTCGCTTCGTTCCCAACATCACCATTGGTCCATTAATCGTCAGTGCCATTCGTCCCTATACCCAAAAGCCCTTAGACGTACACTTAATGATCGTCGAACCCGAAAAGTACGTCGCTGATTTTGCCAAAGCGGGTGCGGATATTATTTCCGTCCATGCAGAACATAACGCTTCTCCCCACCTCCATCGTACCTTGGGACAAATTAAAGAACTGGGTAAACAAGCCGGGGTTGTTCTCAATCCTTCTACCCCCCTAGAGTTGATTGAGTATGTCTTGGAACTTTGCGATCTAGTACTCATTATGAGTGTTAACCCCGGTTTTGGTGGACAAAGCTTTATTCCGGCGGTGGTGAGCAAAATCCGCAAGCTACGTCAGATGTGTGATGAGCGCGGGCTTGATCCTTGGATTGAAGTAGACGGCGGGCTAAAAGGCGGTAATACTTGGCAAGTCTTAGAAGCGGGTGCTAATGCGATTGTTGCCGGATCTGCCGTGTTTAATGCCCCGAATTATGCTGAAGCGATCGAAGGGATTCGCAACAGTAAGCGTCCTGCTGAGCGTGAATTAGCAACTGTTTAA
- a CDS encoding type II secretion system F family protein codes for MPTFVAQVKDIKGKISNAKVQAASPEQARMMLRQQYPAIGRIKKSGMDIDLSAIELALSNVKVKDKAVFSRQFSVMINAGVAIVRCLGILSEQASNPKLKKALGAISAEVQQGVSLSEAMGKHPECFDELYVSMVEAGEMGGVLDEVLNRLSKLLEDMARLQNQIKSAMAYPVTVGVLAVLVFFGMTIFLIPVFAKIFEDLGAELPMLTQIMLNISGIMRSWKILIPIGTIMGGSFAITQYYRTPAGRLQIDALMLKLPLFGDLNEKSAVARFCRVFGTLTRSGVPILSSLEIVCNTVGNKVIANAIDAAKSEIQQGGMMSLALQRANVFPQLAIQMISIGEETGELDAMMMKVADFYEDEVEQAIKAMTSMLEPLMMVGIAGMVGVILLSMYLPMFKIFDQLA; via the coding sequence ATGCCTACATTTGTTGCTCAAGTTAAGGATATCAAGGGCAAAATCTCTAACGCTAAAGTTCAAGCGGCCTCTCCTGAACAAGCGCGGATGATGCTCCGACAACAATATCCCGCTATTGGTCGCATTAAAAAGTCTGGGATGGATATTGATCTGTCTGCCATTGAATTAGCCTTAAGTAACGTTAAAGTTAAGGATAAAGCAGTTTTCTCTCGTCAATTTTCCGTGATGATCAACGCGGGGGTTGCCATTGTTCGATGTTTAGGCATTTTATCAGAACAAGCGAGTAATCCCAAACTCAAAAAAGCCTTAGGTGCTATTAGTGCTGAGGTACAGCAAGGGGTCAGCCTCTCTGAAGCCATGGGAAAACATCCTGAGTGCTTTGATGAACTCTATGTCAGTATGGTCGAAGCCGGGGAAATGGGGGGGGTACTTGATGAAGTGCTTAACCGTCTGTCAAAACTGCTTGAAGATATGGCCAGACTGCAAAACCAAATTAAATCTGCGATGGCTTATCCCGTAACAGTCGGTGTTTTAGCGGTGTTAGTTTTCTTTGGGATGACCATCTTCTTGATTCCCGTTTTTGCCAAGATTTTTGAAGATTTAGGCGCAGAACTGCCTATGTTGACCCAAATCATGCTCAATATTAGTGGTATTATGAGAAGTTGGAAAATTTTGATTCCCATTGGCACAATTATGGGAGGAAGTTTTGCCATCACTCAATATTACAGAACACCAGCAGGACGGTTACAAATCGATGCTCTGATGTTGAAACTTCCCTTATTTGGGGATTTGAATGAAAAGTCGGCTGTAGCACGATTTTGTCGGGTTTTTGGGACGTTAACCCGTTCTGGGGTTCCTATTCTTTCTTCCCTAGAGATTGTTTGTAATACTGTGGGAAATAAAGTCATTGCCAATGCCATTGATGCCGCTAAAAGTGAAATTCAACAAGGGGGAATGATGAGTTTAGCGTTACAACGGGCTAATGTTTTTCCGCAGTTGGCTATTCAAATGATTAGTATCGGTGAAGAAACGGGAGAACTCGATGCGATGATGATGAAAGTGGCAGATTTCTACGAAGATGAGGTGGAACAAGCCATCAAGGCTATGACGAGTATGCTAGAACCGTTGATGATGGTGGGTATCGCTGGTATGGTTGGGGTGATTCTCCTCTCTATGTATTTACCCATGTTCAAAATCTTCGATCAACTGGCTTAA
- a CDS encoding MFS transporter, with protein MKSTSNVQPWFFIPTLYFAEGLPYILINSVSVIIYKNLGVDNAKIAFWTSLLYLPWVIKMFWSPWVEKIGKTKDWIILTQLAMFTCLGITGLVLQLPNFFYLSLVTLAIAAFISATHDIAVDGFYLEALNFTQQAQFAGIRPIFYRGAVIFGSGFLVVLAGKLANQWNNVTLSWTTTLSLSALIFLALSVYHYFYFNWSKSLQYYAENLAIKKTIAQEQPIQKQEYLEIITSYFRKSNILMIVAFIVFYRFGEALLIKLSNPFLLDTVNQGGLGLATEQVGLIYGGFGVISLIVGGILGGFLIAKYGLQKSILPMTLALNLPNLLYFYMSIVKPSLPAITVFISLEQFGSGLGLTAFMVYLMEISEGNYKTAHYAISTGIMALGMMLPGLISGYIQEQVGYSLFFLISCLLTIPGIILIFFIPIKSRNSTQES; from the coding sequence ATGAAATCAACCTCAAACGTTCAACCCTGGTTTTTTATTCCTACGCTTTATTTTGCCGAAGGACTTCCTTATATTCTGATTAATTCTGTTTCGGTTATTATTTATAAAAATTTAGGGGTAGATAACGCTAAAATCGCCTTCTGGACAAGTCTTCTCTATCTCCCTTGGGTAATTAAAATGTTTTGGTCGCCTTGGGTGGAAAAAATTGGGAAAACCAAAGATTGGATTATTTTGACGCAATTAGCGATGTTTACTTGTTTGGGGATAACGGGGTTAGTCTTGCAATTACCTAACTTTTTTTATCTTTCTTTAGTCACGTTAGCAATCGCGGCGTTTATTTCTGCTACCCATGATATAGCGGTTGATGGCTTTTATTTAGAGGCCTTAAATTTTACTCAGCAAGCTCAATTTGCAGGAATTAGACCCATTTTTTATCGGGGTGCTGTCATTTTTGGCTCAGGCTTTTTAGTGGTTTTAGCGGGTAAATTGGCGAATCAGTGGAACAATGTGACGTTAAGTTGGACAACGACCCTCAGTCTTTCAGCGTTGATTTTTTTAGCGTTATCTGTCTATCATTATTTTTATTTTAATTGGTCTAAATCTCTCCAGTATTATGCTGAAAATTTAGCCATCAAAAAAACAATTGCCCAAGAGCAACCTATTCAAAAGCAAGAATACTTAGAAATTATTACTTCCTATTTTCGTAAATCTAACATCTTAATGATTGTTGCTTTTATTGTTTTTTATCGGTTTGGAGAAGCTTTGTTAATTAAGTTAAGTAATCCTTTTTTATTAGATACCGTTAATCAAGGGGGTTTAGGATTAGCTACCGAACAAGTTGGATTAATTTATGGTGGGTTTGGGGTGATTTCTTTAATCGTTGGGGGAATATTAGGAGGATTTTTAATTGCCAAATATGGGTTACAAAAGAGTATTTTACCCATGACATTAGCACTCAATTTACCGAATCTTCTTTATTTTTATATGTCTATAGTTAAACCTTCTTTACCCGCGATTACCGTTTTTATCTCCCTAGAACAATTCGGCAGTGGGTTAGGATTAACTGCCTTTATGGTTTACTTGATGGAAATTTCGGAAGGAAACTATAAAACCGCTCACTATGCCATTTCTACGGGTATTATGGCACTAGGAATGATGTTACCCGGATTAATTAGTGGTTACATTCAAGAACAAGTTGGCTATTCTCTATTTTTTCTCATCTCTTGTTTATTAACGATCCCTGGAATCATTCTGATCTTTTTTATCCCGATAAAATCCAGAAATAGCACTCAGGAGTCATAG
- a CDS encoding DUF362 domain-containing protein, which produces MSTVSLISADSYDLPRLRHSLERVLEPLGGIKTFVKPGDRVLLKPNLLTASRPTKECITRPEIVYCVAQLVQEIGGKPFFGDSPAFGSARGVAKANGYLPLMEALNIPIVEFQGQRYPIENESFNHLRLSKEAMEADVVINLPKVKSHVQLTVTLGVKNLFGCVPGKMKAWWHMEAGKDANRFGEMLVETARAINPDLTIIDGIIGHEGNGPSGGEPRPLGILGAAADVFALDRTMVDILGVNPQLVPTVAAQMRLGLASDLSKMQFPLAHPSKLKVDDWGLPDALMPIDFGLPRVLRSTFKHFYIRFLQEPLKAYSGK; this is translated from the coding sequence ATGTCTACTGTTAGTTTAATCTCGGCTGATTCCTACGATCTCCCAAGGTTACGTCATTCACTAGAAAGGGTCTTGGAACCCCTAGGAGGCATCAAGACCTTTGTGAAACCAGGCGATCGCGTTCTCCTCAAACCCAATCTCTTAACCGCGAGTCGTCCGACAAAAGAGTGTATCACCCGTCCTGAAATTGTCTATTGTGTCGCCCAATTAGTTCAAGAAATTGGCGGAAAGCCCTTTTTTGGCGATAGTCCCGCCTTTGGTAGTGCAAGGGGAGTCGCTAAAGCCAATGGTTATTTACCTTTGATGGAAGCCTTAAACATCCCGATTGTGGAATTTCAGGGACAACGTTACCCTATAGAGAATGAGAGTTTTAACCATCTACGTCTGTCTAAAGAAGCGATGGAAGCCGATGTCGTGATTAATCTGCCTAAAGTGAAATCCCATGTTCAGCTTACCGTTACTTTGGGGGTAAAAAATCTCTTTGGCTGCGTTCCGGGTAAAATGAAAGCTTGGTGGCACATGGAAGCGGGAAAGGACGCTAACCGCTTTGGGGAAATGTTAGTCGAAACGGCTCGCGCGATTAATCCTGATTTAACTATTATAGACGGTATTATCGGCCATGAAGGCAATGGACCCAGTGGAGGAGAACCCCGTCCTCTTGGTATTTTGGGGGCTGCTGCTGATGTTTTTGCCCTAGATCGGACGATGGTAGACATTTTGGGGGTTAATCCGCAATTAGTCCCCACTGTCGCAGCGCAAATGCGCTTAGGACTGGCTTCTGATTTGTCTAAAATGCAATTTCCCCTAGCCCATCCCTCCAAGTTAAAAGTCGATGATTGGGGTCTACCAGACGCTTTAATGCCCATTGATTTTGGTTTACCGAGGGTCCTACGTTCTACCTTTAAACACTTTTATATTCGCTTTTTGCAAGAACCCCTGAAGGCCTATTCAGGAAAGTAA